The nucleotide sequence CGTCGGCGTTGTAGGCGCCGTTCGGGCCCAGCCACCACTGGTAGCCGTACTTGTCCTTGGTGTGCGGCTGGTGCACCGCATCGACCCATTCCTTCGTGAGCACCTGCCGGCCGTTCCACACGCCGTTCTGCGCATGCAGGATGCCGAGCTTGAGCGAATCGACGGTCTTCCAGCTCAGGCCGTTGGCGCCCGGCGAGATGCCCTCGGGCCCGACCTCCCACTCGTAGCCCGTGATGCCCAGCGGCTCGAAGAAGCGCGGCTTGAGGTAGTCGGCCACCGGCTGGCCCGTGGTCTTGGTGACGATGGCCGACAGCATGTAGGTGGCGGCGCTGGTGTAGACGAACTGCGTGCCGGGCGGATTCACCACCGGGATCTTGAAGAACTCGGCGATCCAGCTGGTGCGGATCTGGCGCCACACCGAGCCCGAGGTCATGGCGGCATGGCCGGTGCGCATGGTCAGCAGGTCGCGCACCGTCATCGCCGCGAGGTTCGGGCTCACCACCGGCGGCAGGTGCTCGGGGAAGAAGGACACCACCTTGTCGTCGAGCCCGAAGCGCCCCTCGGCCACCGCCATGCCGACCGCGCAGACGGTCACGCTCTTGGTCAGCGAATGCGTCATGTGGCGGCGCTGCGGGCCGTAGGGCTCCCACCAGCCCTCGGCCAGCACCTGGCCGCGGCGCCACAGCATGAAGCCGTGCAGTTCGAAGGCGCCGCGCTCGGCCTCGTCGAGGAAGGCCAGGATCGCCGCCGACGACACGCCCTGGGCCTCGGGCACGCCGCGCGGCAGGCCGTCGGCGGGCGCGGGCGCGGCCAGCCCGGTGGCGGCCCAGCCGAGGCCGGGCACCGAGGCCATCGCCATGCCGCCGAGCGACAGGCGCAGCGCGCCGCGGCGCGAGAGCGCGGGGAAGGAAGAGGAAGAGGAAGAGGAAGAGGATGAAGAATCGGGTGGCGGCATGGCGCGGTCTCCGGGAGCTGTCGTCGTTCTTCGCCGAGTGTGGACCGCGCAACTGTCATTCGCCTGTCGGCCCCGCCAGGGGAAACCCCGTCGGAGCTTCCTACTACACGCGTCGCGCACGCGACAGTGCCACTTTGGTCCGACGGGAAAACGCTAGGCGCCCCGCCCCGTTTCGTTCCTACAGTCCACGGGCCGGCATCGGCGGCATCGGAGAAGAAGCAAGGAAAGGACGCGCAGCGATGGAGTTCGACTACGTGATCGTCGGAGGCGGCTCGGGAGGCGCCACGCTCGCTGCGCGGCTCAGCGAGGACGCGCGCGTGCGCGTGTGCCTGATCGAGGCCGGCGGCGACGGCCGCGGCATCCTGGTGCGCGCGCCGGCCGCCACGGTGGCGATGCTGCCGGGCCGCCCGCCGATCAACAACTACGCTCTGCGCACCGAGCCGCAGCCGGGCCTGGACGGCCGCCGCGGCTACCAGCCGCGCGGGCGCTGCCTCGGCGGCTCGAGCGCGATCAACGCCATGCTCTACGTGCGCGGCCACCGCGAGGACTACGACGACTGGGAGCGCGCCGGCTGCAGCGGCTGGTCCTGGGGCGAGGTGCTGCCGTGGTTCCGCCGCGCCGAGGGCAACCAGCGCGGCGCGAGCCCGCTGCACGGCGCCGACGGCCCGCTGCAGGTGGCCGACCAGCAGACGCCGCGCGCCATCAGCGAGGACTTCGTGCGCGCCGCGGTGCAGTCCGGCGTGCCCTTCAACGACGACTTCAACGGCATCGAGCAGGAAGGCGCGGGCCTCTACCAGGTCACGCAGTTCCATGGCGGCGCGAGGAACGGCGAGCGCTGCTCGGCCGCGGCCGCCTACCTGCATCCGGCGATGACGCGCCCCAACCTCGCGGTGCTCACGCACACGCAGGCGCTGCGCGTGGTGGTCGAGCATGGCCGCGCCGTGGGCGTGGAGGTGCGCCGCGGCGGTAACGTCGAGCGCATCCATGCGCGGCGCGAGGTGGCGCTGTGCGGCGGTGCCTTCCATTCGC is from Variovorax paradoxus and encodes:
- a CDS encoding serine hydrolase; amino-acid sequence: MPPPDSSSSSSSSSSSFPALSRRGALRLSLGGMAMASVPGLGWAATGLAAPAPADGLPRGVPEAQGVSSAAILAFLDEAERGAFELHGFMLWRRGQVLAEGWWEPYGPQRRHMTHSLTKSVTVCAVGMAVAEGRFGLDDKVVSFFPEHLPPVVSPNLAAMTVRDLLTMRTGHAAMTSGSVWRQIRTSWIAEFFKIPVVNPPGTQFVYTSAATYMLSAIVTKTTGQPVADYLKPRFFEPLGITGYEWEVGPEGISPGANGLSWKTVDSLKLGILHAQNGVWNGRQVLTKEWVDAVHQPHTKDKYGYQWWLGPNGAYNADGLFGQYAVVFPAQDAVLAINAALPPKAGFNAGLLYKHFPAAFENAPADGGQASAALRRRMAGLRLLPPVRPTSSPVAAAVSGQRYEFPDNPDRIKAARLDFGAEACSFTLVDERGTHTVQVGLKKPIEGDTTMTGNRLHHEYQPAVMRVVASGEWLDERTFVMSWTFVESAFRDTVTCRFASRYLRLDRSVNVNSSATEMPTLTGARAVKAA